In Mesorhizobium sp. 113-3-3, a genomic segment contains:
- a CDS encoding AEC family transporter has product MSPLTETVLFVFSLVALGYLAGLTGYLRPTSGEGISDFAVSVAMPLLLFQTMVNADFHGVAPWPLWGAYFTAVAITWAAGHLVTTRIFGRDARAGVVGGVSSAYSNVVLLGAPFILGIFGPSGFEVLSLLVSVHLPVMMMASIVLFEMFGRSGGEHVHPLRVLRSFLRRLFINPLIIGILLGLAWRLSGVPLPDLVMRLVDALADTAGPVALFAMGLSLRRFGVSGNVRPALALSALKLFLMPALVLVFVWLLGLPPMTAKVAVVVAALPSGINSYLIAVQFNTGQALASNQMTIATACAAVTTAFWLTVVVHIFG; this is encoded by the coding sequence ATGTCTCCGCTTACAGAAACCGTGCTTTTCGTCTTCAGCCTCGTTGCGCTCGGCTATCTCGCCGGGTTGACCGGCTATCTCAGGCCAACGAGCGGTGAGGGGATATCGGACTTCGCGGTCTCGGTGGCGATGCCGCTGCTTCTGTTCCAGACCATGGTGAACGCCGATTTCCACGGCGTCGCGCCATGGCCTTTATGGGGAGCTTATTTCACGGCGGTGGCGATCACCTGGGCCGCCGGCCATCTCGTCACCACGCGGATTTTCGGGCGCGACGCGCGCGCCGGTGTCGTCGGCGGTGTGTCGTCGGCCTATTCCAATGTCGTGCTGCTCGGCGCTCCCTTCATTCTCGGCATATTCGGTCCGAGCGGTTTCGAAGTGCTGTCGCTGCTGGTCTCCGTGCATCTGCCGGTCATGATGATGGCCTCGATCGTACTGTTCGAGATGTTCGGCCGGAGCGGTGGCGAACATGTGCATCCGCTGCGGGTGCTGCGCAGCTTCCTGCGGCGGCTGTTCATCAACCCGCTGATCATCGGCATTCTGCTCGGCCTGGCATGGCGGCTGAGCGGCGTGCCGTTGCCCGACCTCGTCATGCGGCTGGTCGATGCGCTGGCCGACACGGCAGGGCCGGTGGCGCTGTTTGCCATGGGTCTCAGCCTGCGCCGCTTCGGCGTTTCCGGCAATGTCCGGCCGGCGCTGGCGCTTTCGGCATTGAAACTGTTCCTGATGCCGGCGCTGGTTCTCGTCTTCGTCTGGCTGCTCGGCCTGCCGCCGATGACCGCCAAAGTCGCGGTGGTGGTGGCGGCGCTGCCGTCCGGCATCAATTCCTACCTGATTGCCGTGCAGTTCAACACCGGCCAGGCACTGGCATCGAACCAAATGACCATCGCCACGGCCTGCGCGGCCGTCACCACCGCTTTCTGGCTGACGGTGGTGGTTCATATCTTTGGTTAG
- a CDS encoding histidine phosphatase family protein — protein MIRFALALLLLVIPVAAHATDAGWALLRDGGHIVLLRHAMVTGTTDPANFDIDSCATQMNLSARGKQQASKIGALFAARAAPIERVLSSRYCRCLDTARIAFETEPEPFAPLDLLKGDDAQKAAQIAAIMKEIRAYSGSDNLVMVTHLEDIVALTGVSPREGEAVVVEPQGDGLRVLGRVTF, from the coding sequence ATGATCCGATTTGCCCTGGCCCTGCTGCTGCTCGTCATTCCCGTTGCGGCTCACGCCACGGATGCCGGCTGGGCGCTGCTGCGCGATGGCGGCCATATCGTGCTTCTGCGCCATGCCATGGTCACCGGCACCACCGACCCCGCCAATTTCGACATCGACAGCTGCGCCACCCAGATGAACCTGTCGGCACGCGGCAAGCAGCAGGCTAGCAAGATCGGCGCCTTGTTCGCCGCCCGCGCCGCGCCGATCGAGCGCGTGCTGTCCAGCCGTTACTGCCGCTGCCTCGACACAGCGCGCATCGCCTTCGAGACCGAGCCGGAGCCGTTTGCGCCGCTCGATCTGCTGAAAGGCGACGATGCGCAGAAGGCGGCGCAGATCGCCGCGATCATGAAGGAAATCCGCGCCTATTCCGGCTCCGACAATCTGGTCATGGTCACCCATCTGGAAGACATCGTGGCGCTGACCGGCGTGTCGCCGCGCGAAGGCGAAGCCGTGGTCGTCGAGCCGCAGGGTGACGGTCTGCGCGTGCTCGGCCGCGTCACTTTCTAA
- a CDS encoding slipin family protein, with the protein MTVLDKVLGRERVLVRENERALTLYKGEIKAVLLPGEHWLANRRGSLEVSRHDLKNPEFVSAYEKALFDKLPDVAARHFTVVRTGRTDVAVIERDGNLHAVLAPDRKLVLWTDAGPWTVTMVDTSGDLAIDPAVMRRLGQARKAELMSVHPVVDGQAGLLFVDGVLVRTLAAGVHGFWNVGRMVQVKVVDLKRQSLDVAGQEVLTKDRVTIRVNIAAEYRVVDPVKAVSAVKDFSEALYRALQYTFRKTLGSLTLDQILEKKVTVDEEAAAKVRADMAEIGVEVSDIALKDVILPGEMREILNQVVSAEKQAEANVIRRREETNATRSLLNTARVMAENPVMLRLKELEALETIAGKVERLTVHNGTGGLLNDLVKLRDS; encoded by the coding sequence ATGACTGTTCTCGACAAGGTTCTTGGACGCGAGCGCGTCCTCGTAAGGGAAAACGAACGTGCCCTCACCCTCTACAAGGGTGAGATCAAGGCCGTCCTGCTGCCGGGCGAGCACTGGCTCGCCAACCGGCGCGGCAGCCTGGAAGTGTCACGGCACGATCTGAAGAACCCGGAATTCGTTTCGGCATACGAGAAGGCGTTGTTCGACAAGCTCCCGGATGTGGCCGCGCGTCATTTCACCGTTGTTCGCACCGGGCGCACGGATGTCGCCGTCATCGAGCGTGACGGAAACCTGCATGCCGTTCTGGCGCCGGACCGCAAGCTTGTGCTGTGGACGGATGCCGGCCCGTGGACGGTGACGATGGTCGATACCTCGGGTGATCTGGCCATCGATCCAGCGGTCATGCGCCGGCTCGGCCAGGCCCGGAAGGCGGAGTTGATGTCGGTCCATCCGGTCGTCGACGGCCAGGCCGGACTGCTGTTTGTCGACGGTGTCCTGGTCCGGACGCTGGCCGCGGGCGTGCATGGCTTCTGGAACGTCGGACGCATGGTGCAGGTCAAGGTCGTCGACCTCAAGCGCCAGTCGCTCGATGTCGCCGGGCAGGAAGTGCTGACGAAGGATCGCGTGACGATCCGCGTCAACATCGCAGCCGAATACCGGGTCGTCGACCCGGTCAAGGCGGTGAGCGCCGTGAAGGACTTCTCCGAGGCCCTTTACCGTGCCCTGCAATACACGTTCCGCAAGACGCTGGGGTCGCTGACGCTTGACCAGATCCTTGAAAAGAAGGTGACGGTCGACGAGGAAGCCGCGGCCAAGGTCCGTGCCGACATGGCCGAGATCGGCGTCGAGGTCAGCGATATCGCCCTCAAGGATGTCATCCTGCCGGGCGAGATGCGCGAGATCCTCAACCAGGTGGTTTCGGCCGAAAAGCAGGCCGAGGCCAACGTCATCCGCCGCCGCGAGGAGACGAACGCCACGCGTTCTCTGCTCAACACGGCCAGGGTGATGGCGGAGAACCCGGTGATGCTGCGGCTGAAGGAGCTTGAGGCTCTGGAAACCATCGCCGGCAAGGTCGAACGGCTGACCGTCCACAACGGAACGGGCGGGCTGCTGAACGATCTGGTCAAGCTCCGCGACAGCTGA
- a CDS encoding caspase family protein, producing the protein MTFVETSGRNLFSRMWLTAFVAALFCLAATAFALAETKSLKGVALIIGQSNYLHIAALPNPANDARDMAKMLTDLGFDARNVTDRDAAKLKRDLDRFVEDAEGADVAFIYYSGHGIEAGGENYLVPVDADISSLKDAGQALVPISAVMDELKKTVPVTIMLLDACRTNPFPADAVVRRAPTASAEPIGAGGLEPVRGAKAIANASAQDASLGTVVGFAAEPGRPALDGAAGENSPYAAALLRHLAAMKGTEFGSVMRMVTEEVYLDTKAKQRPWVNESLRRLLYFGVAPPEPTGDDGLITGERRQLLLTISDLPDPKRAQVELASLQDGVPLDALYGVLRALGTDKIPEDPTDLQKVLDAQSERLKKMLSERAALRTDDPEIKRLVESADKAIGQGAMVTARKFLDDAVGRVEQNSGAVDDAEELVRQKRIADAAIYAKRADAAALVFDYKAAANDYAKAFSLVEKWDDKLRWNYKNQEAEALNSYGYATGDLDALQHAIEAYRVILNFIPNGEQNRDWAITRNNMAVVLQTIGERETETAHLEEAAQIFRDSLVVFEREKDDPNWAAAQNNLANVLLKIGERESDPKRLNEAVAAMRAALEKRPRDKLPLDWAASQNNLALALYALSEREPAGEHLKDAEAAYRLALEEYTREKAPVEWAMVENNLGNTLVTLGIQLNDKAKINEAADAFRAALTVRTRETFPVSWATSRLNLGNALSGVARFDTGTDTLEEAAAAYDDALTVFTRQRFPMDWASAQNNLGSIYQTLGQRTRDAARLEQSVAAFQAARQVYVRRKFPLDWAMCYYNLGNTLQLLGGVTDKPEHYSEAVDAYGNALREYKRETNPRQWALAQAGLGSTLHWLSMSNADPKILRDSIAARRAALEVLTIETAPIDWANAQNGIGMSLLNLGNLERTGQYLDEAEAAFTATLKVFTRESQPLQWAFEQNNLGDIHWNRATYGGGKAEYLKAITFFENAKQGFTEAGYTVPIPLTDQKIDLVKKQIAKK; encoded by the coding sequence ATGACCTTTGTCGAAACCTCGGGACGCAACCTTTTTTCGCGTATGTGGCTGACGGCTTTCGTCGCTGCACTGTTTTGCCTTGCCGCGACGGCGTTCGCGCTTGCCGAAACGAAAAGCCTCAAAGGCGTGGCGCTGATCATCGGCCAGTCGAACTACTTGCACATCGCCGCCCTGCCCAACCCGGCCAATGACGCCCGCGACATGGCCAAGATGCTGACCGACCTCGGCTTCGATGCCCGCAACGTCACCGATCGCGATGCCGCCAAGCTGAAGCGCGATCTCGATCGCTTCGTCGAGGATGCCGAGGGTGCCGATGTTGCCTTCATCTATTATTCAGGCCACGGTATCGAGGCCGGCGGCGAGAATTACCTGGTTCCGGTCGATGCCGACATCTCGTCGCTCAAGGATGCAGGCCAGGCGCTGGTGCCGATCTCCGCCGTCATGGATGAACTGAAGAAGACCGTACCGGTGACGATCATGCTGCTCGATGCCTGCCGCACCAATCCGTTTCCGGCGGATGCAGTGGTGCGCAGGGCGCCGACCGCTTCCGCCGAGCCGATCGGCGCCGGCGGGCTGGAACCGGTGCGTGGCGCGAAGGCCATCGCCAATGCGTCGGCGCAAGATGCGAGCTTGGGCACCGTGGTCGGCTTCGCCGCCGAACCGGGCCGCCCGGCGCTCGACGGCGCGGCCGGCGAAAACAGCCCCTACGCCGCCGCCCTGCTGCGCCACCTCGCGGCGATGAAAGGCACGGAGTTCGGCTCGGTCATGCGCATGGTGACGGAGGAAGTCTATCTCGACACCAAGGCCAAGCAGCGCCCCTGGGTCAACGAAAGCTTGCGCCGCCTGCTCTATTTCGGCGTCGCGCCGCCGGAGCCGACCGGCGATGACGGGCTGATCACCGGTGAGCGACGGCAGTTGCTCTTGACCATTTCCGACCTGCCCGACCCGAAGCGGGCGCAAGTGGAACTGGCCTCGTTGCAGGACGGCGTGCCCCTCGACGCGCTCTATGGCGTGCTGAGGGCGCTGGGCACGGACAAGATTCCCGAGGATCCGACCGACCTGCAGAAGGTGCTCGACGCCCAGTCCGAGCGCCTGAAGAAGATGTTGTCGGAACGCGCGGCACTGCGTACTGACGATCCGGAGATCAAGCGGCTGGTCGAGTCCGCCGACAAGGCCATCGGCCAGGGCGCCATGGTGACGGCGCGCAAATTCCTCGATGACGCCGTCGGCAGGGTCGAGCAGAACAGCGGTGCCGTTGACGACGCCGAGGAACTGGTCAGGCAAAAACGCATCGCCGACGCCGCCATCTATGCCAAACGCGCCGACGCCGCCGCACTGGTCTTCGACTACAAAGCCGCCGCCAACGACTACGCCAAGGCCTTCTCGCTGGTCGAGAAATGGGACGACAAGCTGCGCTGGAACTACAAGAACCAGGAAGCCGAAGCGCTCAACTCTTATGGCTATGCCACCGGCGACCTCGACGCCTTGCAGCACGCAATCGAAGCCTATCGCGTCATCCTGAACTTCATCCCCAATGGCGAGCAGAATCGCGACTGGGCGATCACCCGCAACAACATGGCTGTGGTGCTGCAGACCATCGGCGAGCGCGAGACAGAGACCGCGCATCTCGAGGAAGCGGCACAGATCTTCCGCGATTCGCTTGTCGTCTTCGAGCGCGAGAAGGACGACCCCAACTGGGCCGCCGCGCAGAACAATCTCGCCAACGTCCTTTTGAAGATCGGCGAACGCGAAAGCGACCCGAAGCGGCTCAATGAGGCGGTGGCGGCGATGCGCGCCGCGCTGGAAAAGCGTCCGCGCGACAAGCTGCCGCTCGACTGGGCCGCTTCACAGAACAATCTCGCCCTCGCGCTCTACGCGCTTTCGGAGCGCGAACCCGCCGGCGAACATCTGAAGGACGCGGAAGCCGCCTACCGTCTGGCACTCGAGGAGTACACGCGCGAGAAAGCTCCCGTGGAATGGGCGATGGTCGAGAACAATCTCGGCAACACGCTGGTGACGCTTGGCATCCAGCTCAACGACAAGGCCAAGATCAACGAGGCGGCCGACGCCTTCCGCGCCGCGCTGACGGTTAGAACCCGCGAGACCTTCCCGGTCTCCTGGGCGACCAGCCGGCTCAACCTTGGCAATGCGCTGAGCGGTGTCGCCCGCTTCGACACGGGCACGGACACGCTCGAAGAGGCAGCCGCGGCCTATGACGATGCGCTGACGGTGTTTACCCGCCAGCGCTTCCCGATGGATTGGGCATCCGCCCAGAACAATCTCGGGTCGATCTACCAGACGCTCGGCCAGCGGACCCGCGACGCGGCCAGGCTCGAACAGTCGGTGGCAGCGTTCCAGGCAGCCCGGCAGGTCTATGTCAGGCGGAAATTCCCGCTCGACTGGGCCATGTGCTATTACAATCTCGGCAACACGCTGCAGCTGCTGGGCGGCGTTACGGACAAGCCCGAGCATTACAGCGAGGCGGTCGACGCCTACGGCAATGCGCTACGCGAGTACAAGCGCGAGACCAACCCTCGGCAATGGGCGCTGGCCCAGGCCGGCCTCGGTTCGACGCTGCACTGGCTGAGCATGAGCAATGCCGATCCGAAAATCCTGCGGGATTCGATCGCGGCCCGGCGGGCAGCACTTGAGGTTCTGACCATCGAGACCGCCCCCATCGACTGGGCCAACGCCCAGAACGGCATCGGCATGAGCCTGCTCAATCTCGGCAATCTCGAACGGACCGGCCAATATCTCGACGAGGCCGAAGCGGCGTTCACGGCGACGCTGAAAGTATTCACCAGGGAAAGCCAGCCCCTGCAATGGGCCTTCGAACAGAACAATCTTGGCGACATCCATTGGAACCGCGCCACCTATGGCGGCGGCAAGGCGGAGTATCTCAAGGCTATCACGTTCTTCGAGAACGCCAAGCAGGGCTTTACCGAAGCCGGCTACACCGTCCCCATCCCGCTGACTGACCAGAAGATCGATCTGGTGAAAAAGCAAATCGCCAAAAAGTGA
- a CDS encoding NAD-dependent succinate-semialdehyde dehydrogenase has product MLQKTSHFMRQANLINGEWVQADSGQTVDVNNPATGLKIGTVPKSGKAETRRAIEAADEAFKTWRKTTALERSKLLRKLHDAMMDNQDVLAELLTIEQGKSLFESKGEIGSAAAYILWFAEEGRRTYGDVVPSPWADRRILVTKEPVGVIAAITPWNFPSSMLARKLGPALAAGCTAVVKPASQTPYSGLAWGALAEEVGFPKGVVNILTGSAGEIGDEICANPLVSKITFTGSTEVGKLLIQKSSVTVKKVSMELGGNAPFIVFDDADIERAVAGAITAKYRNSGQTCVCTNRFLVQAGVYDKFVEKLAAASNGLKVGSGLEEGVQQGPLIDEKAVEKVEELIADATSKGGKIVAGGKRHALGGSFFQPTVIANATPKMRFMKEEIFGPVAPVFKFETEAEAIALANDTEFGLACYFYTGDLGRAFRVMEGLKYGMVGVNEGLITTPEAPFGGVKESGLGKEGGHQGIEDYLDTKYVCIGGLGL; this is encoded by the coding sequence ATGCTTCAGAAAACCAGCCATTTCATGCGGCAGGCCAATCTCATCAACGGCGAATGGGTGCAGGCCGACAGCGGCCAGACGGTCGACGTCAACAACCCGGCCACCGGCCTCAAGATCGGCACCGTGCCGAAGTCGGGCAAGGCCGAGACCCGCCGCGCCATCGAGGCCGCCGACGAAGCGTTCAAGACCTGGCGCAAGACGACCGCGCTCGAGCGCTCGAAGCTGCTGCGCAAGCTGCATGACGCGATGATGGACAATCAGGACGTGCTGGCCGAACTCTTGACCATCGAGCAGGGCAAGTCGCTGTTCGAATCGAAGGGCGAGATCGGCTCGGCCGCGGCCTACATTCTGTGGTTCGCCGAGGAAGGCCGCCGCACCTATGGCGACGTCGTGCCCTCGCCATGGGCGGACCGTCGCATCCTGGTGACCAAGGAACCGGTCGGCGTCATCGCGGCGATCACCCCGTGGAATTTCCCGTCCTCGATGCTGGCCCGCAAGCTTGGCCCGGCACTCGCCGCCGGCTGCACCGCCGTGGTGAAGCCTGCCTCGCAGACGCCTTATTCGGGCCTCGCCTGGGGCGCGCTGGCCGAGGAAGTCGGCTTCCCCAAGGGCGTCGTCAACATCCTGACCGGTTCGGCCGGCGAGATCGGCGACGAGATCTGCGCCAATCCGCTGGTGTCGAAGATCACCTTCACCGGATCGACCGAGGTCGGCAAGCTTCTCATCCAGAAGTCGTCGGTGACCGTCAAGAAAGTGTCGATGGAACTTGGCGGCAACGCGCCGTTCATCGTCTTCGACGACGCCGACATCGAGCGTGCGGTCGCCGGCGCCATCACCGCCAAGTACCGCAATTCCGGCCAGACCTGCGTGTGCACCAACCGCTTCCTCGTCCAGGCCGGCGTCTATGACAAGTTCGTCGAGAAGCTCGCCGCCGCCAGCAACGGGCTGAAGGTCGGTTCCGGCCTCGAGGAAGGCGTGCAGCAGGGACCGCTGATCGACGAGAAGGCGGTCGAGAAGGTCGAGGAACTGATCGCCGACGCTACCTCCAAGGGCGGCAAGATCGTCGCCGGCGGTAAGCGCCATGCGCTGGGCGGTTCGTTCTTCCAGCCGACGGTCATCGCCAATGCGACGCCCAAGATGCGCTTCATGAAGGAAGAGATCTTTGGGCCTGTCGCCCCCGTGTTCAAGTTCGAGACGGAAGCGGAGGCAATAGCGCTCGCCAACGACACCGAATTCGGCCTTGCCTGCTATTTCTACACCGGCGATCTCGGCCGCGCCTTCCGCGTCATGGAAGGCCTGAAATACGGCATGGTCGGCGTCAATGAAGGCCTCATCACCACGCCCGAGGCGCCGTTCGGCGGCGTCAAGGAATCGGGCCTCGGCAAGGAAGGCGGACATCAGGGCATCGAGGACTACCTCGATACCAAATATGTCTGTATCGGCGGCCTCGGCCTCTGA
- a CDS encoding acyl carrier protein has translation MSTTNSTTFDKVAKIIADTSEIDIDTITPESHTIDDLGIDSLDFLDIVFAIDKEFGIKVPLEKWTQEVNDGKASTDDYFVMKNLCAKIDALVAAKTA, from the coding sequence TTGTCTACCACGAACTCCACCACGTTCGACAAAGTCGCCAAGATCATTGCCGACACCAGCGAGATCGACATCGACACCATCACGCCCGAAAGCCATACGATCGACGACCTCGGCATCGACAGCCTCGATTTCCTCGACATCGTCTTTGCCATCGACAAGGAATTCGGCATCAAGGTGCCGCTGGAAAAGTGGACCCAGGAGGTCAATGACGGCAAGGCTTCCACCGACGACTACTTCGTCATGAAGAACCTGTGCGCCAAGATCGACGCGCTGGTCGCCGCCAAGACCGCCTGA
- a CDS encoding beta-ketoacyl-ACP synthase, whose product MSSPRDVVITGIGLVSSLGEGPDAHWQKLAQPGLQPVLEAARFAPYTVHPLPEIDWNLQIAKRGDQRQMETWQRLGTYAAGLALDDAGIKGNDELCTTMDMVVAAGGGERDEAVDAAILAASESRNDRDVLLNEKLTTELRPTLFLAQLSNLLAGNISIVHKVTGSSRTFMGEEGAGVAAVETAAARIRSGQSTHILVGGAFQTEHSDMLLGYELAGYLHRGPWKPVWQRQGAEGGGIVTGSGGAFLVLEQREHATSRGRKIYAELGPVVSGRARRPRGELDAEIAALLGQAALPNGKLLALSGASGAHAATTAEKAALDANPGIAARGFSTLTGHMKEAQFPFAVALAALAVDRKAAYPVFDAAAEKPFEGIPASVLATAIGYHQFEGMALVNAA is encoded by the coding sequence ATGAGCAGCCCCCGCGACGTCGTCATCACTGGTATCGGCCTTGTCTCCTCGCTGGGAGAAGGCCCTGACGCCCACTGGCAGAAGCTCGCGCAACCGGGCCTGCAGCCGGTGCTCGAAGCCGCGCGCTTCGCGCCTTACACTGTCCATCCGCTGCCGGAGATCGACTGGAACCTGCAGATCGCAAAGCGCGGCGACCAGCGGCAGATGGAGACATGGCAGCGGCTCGGCACGTATGCCGCCGGCCTTGCGCTGGACGATGCCGGCATCAAGGGCAATGACGAGCTCTGCACGACCATGGACATGGTGGTGGCCGCCGGCGGCGGCGAGCGCGACGAGGCGGTCGACGCCGCCATCCTCGCCGCTTCGGAAAGCCGCAACGACCGCGATGTGCTGCTCAACGAGAAGCTGACCACCGAATTGCGGCCAACCTTGTTCCTGGCCCAGCTTTCCAACCTGCTCGCCGGCAACATCTCCATCGTCCACAAGGTGACGGGCTCGTCACGCACCTTCATGGGCGAGGAAGGTGCCGGCGTCGCCGCCGTCGAAACGGCTGCCGCGCGCATCCGCTCCGGCCAGTCGACGCACATCCTGGTCGGCGGCGCTTTCCAGACCGAACATTCCGACATGCTGCTAGGTTACGAGCTTGCCGGCTATTTGCATCGCGGCCCCTGGAAACCTGTGTGGCAAAGACAGGGCGCCGAGGGTGGCGGCATCGTCACTGGATCCGGCGGTGCCTTCCTGGTGCTGGAGCAGCGCGAACACGCGACAAGCCGCGGGCGCAAGATTTATGCCGAACTCGGCCCGGTAGTCTCAGGCCGCGCCAGGCGGCCACGCGGAGAGCTCGATGCCGAGATCGCTGCGCTGCTTGGCCAGGCCGCGCTGCCGAACGGCAAGCTGCTTGCCCTGTCTGGGGCTTCAGGTGCGCATGCCGCAACCACCGCCGAGAAGGCAGCGCTCGACGCCAATCCGGGGATCGCCGCGCGCGGCTTCTCGACACTGACCGGGCACATGAAGGAAGCACAGTTTCCTTTCGCGGTGGCGCTGGCGGCACTCGCCGTCGACCGCAAGGCCGCTTACCCTGTTTTCGATGCCGCAGCCGAGAAGCCGTTTGAAGGCATTCCCGCAAGCGTCCTTGCAACGGCGATCGGCTATCACCAATTCGAGGGCATGGCGCTGGTCAACGCCGCGTGA
- a CDS encoding beta-ketoacyl-ACP synthase: MANLNDHMGRPIVAVTGIGVVTSLGVGKTDNWAALTSGKSGIHPITRFPIDQLNTRISGMVDFLPSSSKGASPLTYELAELAGLEAVTESGLDSSDFGGPLFLASPPVELDWAERFSLYNSDKDKDDTAAERLLRVARSLKELDIFETTQFGSIADRLADRLGTRGLPITLSTACASGATAIQLGVEAIRRGECDRALSIGADGSATAEALIRFSLLSALSTHNDIPEKASKPFSKDRDGFVLAEGSGALVLESLEAALARGATILGVLSGCGEKADDFHRTRSKPDASPAIAAVRAALADAGLSEDEIDYVNAHGTSTPENDKMEHLALSTVFGERIGSMPVSSNKSMIGHTLSAAGAVEAAFSLMTMRESVIPPTINYDNPDPAIVLDVVPNKKRNAEVRSVLSNSFGFGGQNTCLVMAREPV, encoded by the coding sequence ATGGCCAATCTGAACGATCACATGGGCAGGCCAATCGTCGCCGTCACCGGCATCGGCGTGGTCACCTCGCTTGGCGTCGGCAAAACCGACAATTGGGCGGCATTGACCTCCGGCAAGTCGGGCATCCACCCGATCACCCGCTTTCCCATCGATCAACTGAACACCCGCATCTCCGGCATGGTCGATTTCCTGCCGTCGAGTTCGAAAGGTGCCAGCCCGCTCACCTATGAGCTGGCCGAGCTAGCGGGCCTCGAAGCGGTGACCGAATCCGGTCTTGATTCCAGCGACTTCGGCGGACCGCTTTTCCTCGCATCGCCGCCGGTCGAACTCGACTGGGCCGAGCGCTTCTCGCTCTATAATTCTGACAAGGACAAGGATGACACCGCCGCCGAAAGACTGCTTCGGGTGGCGCGTAGCTTGAAAGAGCTGGATATTTTCGAGACCACCCAGTTCGGTTCGATCGCCGACCGCCTTGCCGACCGCCTTGGCACGCGCGGTCTGCCGATCACCCTGTCGACGGCTTGCGCTTCAGGTGCTACCGCGATCCAGCTCGGTGTCGAGGCGATCCGACGCGGCGAATGCGACCGCGCGCTATCGATTGGCGCGGACGGTTCTGCCACCGCCGAGGCATTGATCCGCTTCTCATTGCTTTCGGCGCTCTCCACGCACAACGACATTCCCGAAAAGGCATCGAAGCCTTTCTCCAAGGATCGCGACGGCTTCGTATTGGCCGAGGGATCCGGGGCGCTGGTGTTGGAATCGCTTGAGGCGGCATTGGCTCGCGGCGCGACCATTCTTGGCGTCCTCAGCGGTTGCGGCGAGAAGGCCGACGACTTCCACCGCACCCGCTCGAAGCCGGACGCTTCGCCCGCCATCGCCGCGGTTCGCGCCGCCCTCGCCGATGCCGGCCTGAGTGAAGACGAGATTGACTATGTCAACGCCCATGGCACGTCGACCCCCGAGAACGACAAGATGGAGCATCTGGCGCTGTCGACCGTGTTCGGAGAGCGGATTGGCTCGATGCCGGTCTCGTCGAACAAGTCGATGATCGGCCATACACTGTCCGCGGCCGGCGCTGTCGAGGCGGCGTTTTCGCTGATGACGATGCGCGAAAGCGTCATTCCGCCGACCATCAACTACGACAATCCCGACCCGGCGATCGTGCTCGACGTGGTGCCCAACAAGAAGCGCAATGCCGAGGTTCGCAGCGTCCTGTCGAACTCCTTCGGCTTCGGCGGCCAGAACACTTGCCTTGTCATGGCGCGGGAACCGGTCTAA